The proteins below are encoded in one region of Paenarthrobacter ilicis:
- a CDS encoding zinc-dependent metalloprotease has protein sequence MVSSARDSSAGAPSLINWDLAASTAARLAPPGPELSASDIDKAVENLRFNADISVPHVHDITGLDAARDLRDSHVLVVDRASWSKANTQSFAVMLQPALRKMLESRSDAAMSPAAVAASGAITGAQLGAVLAFLSSKVLGQYDPFAALAPDSNVPPGGRLLLVAPNIISVERELNVQPEDFRLWVCLHEQTHRVQFAAAPWLRHHMLDEIEKLSGNLLGNMDTLVDRAGAIAKSLKDRNPSNKVPGRGAILDLLQNPEEKASLSHITAVMSLLEGHANVVMDAVDASIVPSVRTIRQRFNARGKDRGVVEKFIRSLLGLDAKMRQYTDGAKFVREVVAVAGMEGFNKVWEAAEFLPTEEEIHNSKLWLERMGL, from the coding sequence ATGGTGTCATCTGCCCGAGATTCGTCAGCAGGGGCCCCGTCCCTGATCAACTGGGACCTGGCCGCCTCCACGGCGGCGCGCCTGGCCCCTCCAGGACCGGAGCTCAGTGCTTCGGACATCGACAAAGCGGTGGAGAACCTGCGATTCAACGCGGACATCTCCGTACCGCACGTCCACGACATCACCGGGCTGGATGCCGCGCGGGACCTTCGTGACTCCCATGTGCTGGTGGTGGACCGGGCATCCTGGTCCAAGGCGAACACACAAAGCTTCGCCGTGATGCTCCAACCGGCGCTCAGGAAGATGCTGGAAAGCCGGAGCGACGCGGCAATGTCCCCGGCAGCAGTGGCCGCCAGCGGAGCCATCACGGGCGCCCAACTCGGAGCCGTCCTGGCGTTCCTCTCCAGCAAAGTACTGGGCCAGTACGATCCCTTTGCTGCCTTGGCTCCGGACTCGAACGTTCCGCCTGGGGGCCGCCTCCTGCTTGTTGCGCCCAACATCATTTCCGTAGAGCGCGAGCTCAACGTCCAACCCGAAGATTTCCGCCTCTGGGTCTGCCTGCACGAACAAACCCACCGGGTGCAGTTCGCGGCTGCTCCGTGGCTGCGGCACCACATGCTGGACGAGATCGAAAAGCTCAGCGGCAACCTCCTGGGCAACATGGACACCTTGGTGGACCGGGCAGGCGCCATTGCCAAATCCCTCAAGGATCGGAACCCCTCAAACAAGGTACCCGGCCGCGGCGCCATCCTGGACCTGCTCCAGAACCCTGAAGAAAAGGCCTCACTGTCCCACATCACGGCCGTGATGAGCCTCCTGGAAGGCCATGCCAACGTGGTCATGGACGCCGTTGACGCCTCCATCGTTCCCTCCGTGAGGACCATCCGGCAGCGCTTCAACGCCCGCGGCAAGGACCGGGGTGTGGTGGAGAAATTCATTCGCAGCCTCCTGGGCCTCGATGCCAAGATGCGCCAGTACACCGATGGCGCCAAGTTTGTCCGCGAGGTTGTGGCTGTGGCCGGCATGGAAGGCTTCAACAAGGTCTGGGAAGCTGCGGAGTTCCTGCCCACTGAAGAAGAAATCCACAACTCCAAGCTGTGGCTGGAGCGGATGGGGCTTTGA
- the tilS gene encoding tRNA lysidine(34) synthetase TilS, with translation MQNALAAADYPARVLVACSGGPDSLALASVAAYFARRGHVDGRPVSVAAVVVDHQLQPGSADVAARTAAVLQDLGLSPVSVSTVSVAATGFGPEAAARDARHAALEAAADEYDCGAILLGHTLDDQAEQVLLGLARGSGTRSLAGMRPARGRLLRPFLGLRRAETLEICDVEELDTWHDPSNADPAFARSRTRVEVMPVLEEKLGPGVAESLARTASILQQDADFLEELANETFLSLVQRQGRDAWLPEDQVRVLPSALRFRVIAKAAAAVGGQQPGYGRLLAAEALLRRQGSAGPVELPGHVSVYRLSLADLEHQRSVPEAGPEGSTAPDSAPAGPRDAAGCGKLVFRHQKSPQQ, from the coding sequence CTGCAAAACGCCCTGGCCGCCGCCGACTATCCCGCGCGCGTCCTGGTTGCCTGCAGTGGCGGCCCGGATTCGTTGGCCCTCGCTTCAGTAGCCGCCTACTTCGCCCGCCGCGGACACGTTGATGGGCGCCCGGTGTCCGTGGCAGCCGTGGTGGTGGACCACCAACTGCAACCCGGATCCGCGGATGTGGCCGCCCGGACCGCAGCAGTGCTTCAGGATCTGGGATTGTCTCCCGTCTCGGTCAGCACGGTGTCCGTGGCCGCCACAGGGTTCGGACCCGAAGCTGCGGCCCGCGATGCCCGGCACGCAGCGCTGGAAGCTGCTGCAGACGAATATGACTGCGGGGCAATTCTCTTGGGCCACACCCTCGATGACCAGGCCGAACAGGTACTCCTTGGCCTGGCCCGCGGTTCCGGAACGCGGTCCCTCGCCGGCATGAGGCCCGCGCGCGGGCGTTTGCTCCGCCCCTTCCTGGGCCTGCGCCGTGCCGAAACCCTGGAAATCTGCGACGTTGAAGAACTGGATACCTGGCACGATCCCAGCAACGCTGACCCGGCCTTTGCGCGCTCGCGGACCCGGGTTGAGGTCATGCCGGTCCTGGAAGAAAAGCTCGGTCCAGGTGTTGCTGAATCCCTGGCAAGGACCGCATCGATCCTTCAACAGGACGCCGATTTCCTGGAGGAACTGGCCAACGAGACCTTTCTCTCACTGGTCCAGCGCCAAGGCCGCGATGCCTGGCTGCCCGAGGACCAGGTCCGCGTGCTTCCCTCGGCGCTGAGGTTCCGTGTGATCGCCAAGGCCGCGGCCGCCGTCGGGGGTCAACAACCCGGCTACGGGCGCCTGTTGGCCGCGGAAGCGTTGCTGCGCCGGCAGGGTTCGGCCGGACCCGTGGAGCTTCCCGGCCACGTCAGCGTGTACCGCCTGTCCCTGGCCGATCTGGAGCATCAGCGTTCCGTTCCTGAGGCTGGTCCGGAGGGTTCCACAGCCCCGGATTCGGCGCCAGCAGGTCCCCGCGACGCCGCGGGCTGTGGGAAGCTAGTATTCCGGCATCAAAAATCGCCCCAACAGTAG
- the hpt gene encoding hypoxanthine phosphoribosyltransferase, which translates to MDSNDVQADLKHVLYTKEQIQTRIAELAAQIDKDYEGRDILLVGVLKGAVMVMADLARALHSHVSMDWMAVSSYGSGTQSSGVVRILKDLDTDLMGKDVLIVEDIIDSGLTLSWLKSNLESRGTASVEICTAFRKPTAAKVEIDVKYIGYDIPNEFVVGYGLDYAEKYRNLDFVGTLAPHVYE; encoded by the coding sequence GTGGATTCAAACGACGTCCAGGCAGATCTCAAGCACGTTCTTTACACCAAAGAGCAGATCCAAACACGCATCGCGGAACTCGCGGCGCAGATCGACAAGGATTACGAGGGACGCGACATCCTCCTTGTCGGCGTCCTCAAGGGTGCTGTCATGGTGATGGCTGATCTTGCCCGCGCGCTTCACAGCCACGTCAGCATGGACTGGATGGCAGTCTCGTCCTACGGCTCCGGCACCCAGTCGTCCGGTGTTGTCCGAATCCTCAAGGACCTGGACACGGACCTCATGGGCAAAGACGTGCTCATTGTCGAGGACATCATCGATTCCGGCCTGACCCTTTCCTGGCTCAAGTCCAACCTGGAATCCCGCGGCACCGCCAGCGTGGAAATCTGCACGGCTTTCCGTAAGCCCACTGCGGCCAAGGTGGAAATCGACGTCAAGTACATCGGCTACGACATCCCCAATGAATTCGTTGTTGGCTACGGCCTGGACTACGCCGAGAAGTACCGCAACCTGGACTTCGTGGGCACCCTGGCTCCCCACGTCTACGAGTAG